DNA from Mycolicibacterium alvei:
GTAGCCAGTGTTCGGCGGCGGTGCGCTCCCCAGCGTCGTCGCCTCCATCGCCACCGAGGAGATCTCTGGCGTCGACTGTGGTGTCGCCGAGCCATTCGACTGCACCGATCTCGGTGGGGCCGTCGTCGGTGTCCACGGTGGTGCTGGCGATCCGAAACTCCACCGAGCGGTCGGTACCCGCGTAGTTGGCCTTGGTGTTGGTCAGCACGCGAGTACCAGTGTCGGGGTCCTCGGCGATGGAGAGCACGCAGCGGGCGACCTGGGACCAGGCGACGCTGCCGAGCATGAGCTGTCCGGAGTCGGCGCCGTCGCGCTTGCCGAAGTGTGCGAGGCCAATGATGGTGACCTTGCAGCGGTCGGCCAGGGCGGCGATGGGTTCGAGGTACTGCCGGACGGCGATGTCGTCGTTGCCGGAGAATCCGGGCGGTACAACGGCCTTGGCGGGGTCGAGGAAAAGCATGGTGACGCCGTACTCGCGGATGGTGTTCTCGATGGCGTAGAGGTCCAAGGGGAACACCAATGCGCCGGTTCCGAGGTCGGTCTGTACGTCGACGAAGATGACGCGGTCCATGTCGGCGCCGTTGGCGATCAGCCTCGGGACGATGGCGGATTCTCGGGACTCCTCGGTGCCAATCCATAGAACGGTTCCACCGTTGCGGGTCTCGCGGGCAGCCCAACTGGATGCCACTGTGCTCTTGCCTTTACCCTCGCGTGCGGCCAGGAGGTTGATGGCGTACTGGAGGATCAACCCCAGTTCCCACCACACCAACTTCTTTGCCTTGACGTGTGATCCGCGGGTGACGACCAGGCGGCGGGGTGCGGCCGGGGTGCCAGGTTCGGCCGGACCGGGGTCGTCGGGGTGTGGTTCTGTCACGCTGACTTCCTTCGGGGTATGTGGGCGCTGCTGTGGCGGTTGCGGATCCGCTGGGCCATCGCGGTCCAGTCGGCGGCTGCGGAGATCTCGCGGGATGCCTCGGCCATCGCGGCCTGGGCGGTCTCTACGCGGAGTACGTGATGGTCTCCAGCGACGGCGAGCGCCAGCAGCTTTCGGGGATCGCCGTCTGCGAGTTCGCACCATGCCGGGGTTCCGGCGATGGGGAGCGGGCCGTAATTCGCTTGTGCGACAGCGGCGGTGATGAACTCGTGGACGGGCCACCAAGCGACTTGCTGTGAATCTTGCGGGCGTCCGCAAAGTTGCGGAGAACCCGCGCCACGGTCGGCGCGGGTCTCCACTGTCCGGTCGGTCATCGGATCGCTTCGGTGGCGTCGATGAGGCTGTCGAGTGCGGCGCGCAGGTAGTCCCCGGCGTTGCCTGGTGCGGTGCGTAGCAGGGTGTACGCGGTCCGCACGGCTCGGTGTGCGGCGATCATGGCGGCGTCTGCGCTGCCGCGGCCGGCCCACTGGTCCACCTGATCGGCGACCTTGTGGATAGCCTCGGCGATCTCGCGGGCCTCGTCGGGCTGATAGCAGGAGGCGTTGATGTAGACCAGCGGCGCGTCGTCGCCCTCGGTGGCGATCGTGCCGTCTCCCCACTGCACAACGACACCGCGGACGTCTGTATCCGTGCCCGCTGCGCCGGGGGTCCACACGCAGCGGTAGGCGGGTTCAGTGGGCGTTGCCGTCTGCCAATCATCGGAGTTTTCGGGGTCCGCGCCGCTGGGCAGACCCGGGGCGGGCGGGTCCAGGTTGACCGGCTCGGTATCGAAGAACGCCAGAGCAGCGGGCTTGGCGTTGTCGGTGCGTGATGTCATGATGGAGTTACCTACTTTCTGGTGAGGGTTGGTTTTGACGGCCTCGGGGTGGCAGCCCTGGGGTCGTCGTTTTTTCCGGGGCGCAGATCCGGCGTGTTATCGCTGTCGGGTATCAGTCCCAGGTCGGCGTGGTCGGCTTGTACCCACATCACGCGGCGTCTCCGCCACTGAACTGTTCGTTCTCCCAGGCCATTACGTCACTCAGCCGGTAGCGGGCATGGCGACCGAACCGGGCATACTTGGGACCTTTGCCTTGACTCGCCCATTGCGCGAGCGTCTTATCGGGCACCCGCAGGCGTTCGCCGACCTCTGGGCGTGTCAGCCAGCAGTCTTCGGACATTCGTTACTCCGTTCGGTTTATCCGAATCACGTTCGGCTGAGCTGAATCTTGCCCGAACGTTCTCAATTCGTCAAGGAGCAACCCGGTTCGGATTTACCGAATTTCGGTTACTATGCCCATGTGTCTGATGAATCCACCCCCAAGACGACGGACGTTCGAACTGCAATTGCGGCGAACATCAAACGCATCCGGAAGGTGCGCGACATAAGTGGTCGAGACTTCATCGCGCAACTTGAGAAGCGCGGCATGAAGCTGCTTCCGTCAGGCTTGACCGCACTCGAAAAAGGGGATCGTCGGGTCACCGTGGATGAGCTTTTGACGATCGCAGTGGCTTTGAACACCAGCATTATTGACCTTCTCATTCCTGTTGACGGGGGCGATCTTGTTGTGGCCGAGGGGATTCCACCACTTAATCCTGGTCAGCTTGACGCGTGGATTTCCGGCCGTAGCCCGTGGCGGCAACTGCCGTACGGAACCCATATAGATGCCAAGGTGTCCGAAGAGTTTTGGGACGCCGCAGCTAAGTCCCGACAAGCTAGGAGGTTGCGGGACAAGCGGCCCGAGATCGACGCAATTGACCGGCTGAAGGCGCACGTGAGGTTGGTTGCAACGGCCCAGGGCGACCCGCATGGCTACGGCAGGTCGACGCCGTTCACTGCAGACGCTGAAGCGGCCGCACTTCGACAACTTGCAGGTGATCTTGATGAGTACATCGCACTGCTGGCTTCCTCATTGGAGAGGGATGGCTATGGCGGGTAGGCCTCCGCTGCGGATTGGGCAGCATGGAAAGATCACACG
Protein-coding regions in this window:
- a CDS encoding helix-turn-helix transcriptional regulator: MSEDCWLTRPEVGERLRVPDKTLAQWASQGKGPKYARFGRHARYRLSDVMAWENEQFSGGDAA
- a CDS encoding AAA family ATPase — encoded protein: MTEPHPDDPGPAEPGTPAAPRRLVVTRGSHVKAKKLVWWELGLILQYAINLLAAREGKGKSTVASSWAARETRNGGTVLWIGTEESRESAIVPRLIANGADMDRVIFVDVQTDLGTGALVFPLDLYAIENTIREYGVTMLFLDPAKAVVPPGFSGNDDIAVRQYLEPIAALADRCKVTIIGLAHFGKRDGADSGQLMLGSVAWSQVARCVLSIAEDPDTGTRVLTNTKANYAGTDRSVEFRIASTTVDTDDGPTEIGAVEWLGDTTVDARDLLGGDGGDDAGERTAAEHWLQDYLTANGETPSKTVKIEAAKEKISERTLKRAKKHLGVIDRSSGFPRTSTWQLPSQASGGPTGGVMQDRGPTGPTGHDQQEQDGPTEANPQLGQPFTSGPTGDPTEHSPALTAPTPLDARKQGLRTRRTITVKGKEVPRCYICSKPVMAEQGDAHLSCLSKEEAAS
- a CDS encoding helix-turn-helix domain-containing protein is translated as MSDESTPKTTDVRTAIAANIKRIRKVRDISGRDFIAQLEKRGMKLLPSGLTALEKGDRRVTVDELLTIAVALNTSIIDLLIPVDGGDLVVAEGIPPLNPGQLDAWISGRSPWRQLPYGTHIDAKVSEEFWDAAAKSRQARRLRDKRPEIDAIDRLKAHVRLVATAQGDPHGYGRSTPFTADAEAAALRQLAGDLDEYIALLASSLERDGYGG
- a CDS encoding DUF2742 domain-containing protein, with the translated sequence MTDRTVETRADRGAGSPQLCGRPQDSQQVAWWPVHEFITAAVAQANYGPLPIAGTPAWCELADGDPRKLLALAVAGDHHVLRVETAQAAMAEASREISAAADWTAMAQRIRNRHSSAHIPRRKSA